CCAGTGCACTTTTAACCAATGGCAAGGAGCCTTATTGATGCAACGATATCAGACTATTTTTTTCTGATAACATGGCCTACATGAAGAAATCCCATTTGTTTTGGGCGcatgaataaataaattgatAGGACATTAAAAAGTTTcagtaattttaatttatttttgaagccatatagagtgtgtttggatatgaGATTATctggaaaaaaattatttgagatgatactgtagcattttttgtgatgtgatgtgatgtatgtgagataaaacgGTAGTTAAAagatgtgtttatgatgcaagcaaataatatttgcaaatttttttagttcttgagatatttttacttaaCTGTTTGCCAACCTCAAACTTGTATCGAAACCACAACTCTCTCGTGCATGGCTTGCTATAAGATATAACCGAAATCAATGGTGGTACACTTGGCAAAAATTAGTGCTATGATTTTATGGGTGCAAAGAATTTTGGGCATGCCTAAATATGAATTAGAAGGAATACTATCAAATTCCCAGCTAGGGGAAGGAAATAATCAAGTGTCAATGAAGAGTAAATCTTCAATCTTTGGAATGATATTCTCCTTATCATTTCCGTCGGTGTATTTTTCTTGTTCACTTGTGCGAACTCCTTTAATTTCCCCAGCCGACATGATTGATCTAACGTGAAATAGGTGGCTAACGTGCAGTCCCTTAGTACACAGATGATTGAAAAGGTTGATGGTCCCTTAGGTGGCTAATGTGTGGATGAACTGAGTTTGAGTGGGTAAACTGCTGTCTGGGACTGGCATTGTCATGTAACAAAATTCCAACTCGAAAGACTTTTCTCTAGTGGCATTGTCATCGTGTCACGTCACTTTTctctagtttttctttttactaGTCCACTACTTTGGAGTTTGGGCTATACAATCCATCAATTATCGTTCAAATTATTGTGGCTCTAAGTCTCAATTATCGGTCATTATCAAGTTTTTGATCTTTCTAAGCCGTTACTTTTGACTATACAATCCATCAATTATCGTCCAAAGCTACACATTTGATgtgctagatttttttttttttttaattttgaaaaaatgtgcTAGATTTTCACTTCCACAATTGAGACCGCATAGTTTTTTTCACTTGTAAGCATGAGACTGGATATTTCAATCTTTTGAAAAGTCCACGTTTATTCTATTTCATTTCCAAGTTCCAACGGTTCTATATAGTTTTATTCATGtctttcacaaaaaaaaaaaaattattttaaaaggaACGGAATTGATTTCTTACAATTTTTACTTGTCAGTGGAAACAAATACCTCGTTAGATCTAGGGAAATCAGAAAAAGATGGACATATTCCAATATAACACGACAAGATTATACGACATTTGTTATATTATTGTCAACACAGTACCTGTTGTTGCCACGCATGATAGAAGAGGCTTCCCGTCCATGTTTTTCCTAGATACCACAttgcttattttttttttttttttttctgacggaGTGGGTGTCCGGATCAAGTCCTTAAAGGCGGCCTGACTAATCCCACTTCGGCCCGGCCTAGCGCCCCAACCAGACCTAGCACGTTAGATGCACGGAGAAGCCGATGTTGCTGCGGAGATTCGACCCGGGACATGAGGATCCGAGGAAGAGGCGCCAACCACCAGCCCATTCACGTGGGGGCTCGTATTGAATACAACAAATTTTCATTCATAAGTCTTATTCTAGACCGATTTACCCTTCCTAGGCATAATTGCTCTTTGCAGATCCTAAGATCTTCTATAATTCAAGAAATCAAGTGTATAAGATAATCTCATTGTATTATCATAATTGGTAGTACTAACAAATAAAGTTGTTACCAGTACGTAGCAACCAAAAACTAGAAACGACATACAAGCGTCCCAAAATTAACTTTTACCGTAGAATTTTACAGAGAATTAAGCCGGTCGTTAAAAATAACCGTAAAAGCATCCATTCTTGGCTTGGAAAGGGATAAGCCAACCTCAATATCTCCATCTGATTCTCTACTCCCACTAAGAGAAATGGCCCCTGAAGTATCAATCGAAATGAACTCGAACTTTTTAGGCTTTCCCCATCCAAAATCCAGATTGTAATAGTTATACCTTGGTGAGCCAGCCACGGAAACAAGCCTGTCCAAATTTATACCTGCAGGCTCCAGCAACCACGTGTCAGCATCATCGAAGAGTGAATCATTGTTCTTCAATCTCTGATGAATGCCCTCCCCGATTAACTCAACTGCAACTGGAAATCCTTCTTCTCCAattaactttccatttttttcatttttcctaatAAGTGTTTGGCAATTGCCAAAATAGTTGGAAGGTAAAGGTGGATCCATACGTCCTCTACAATCAGCCAGGCAATAAAAGTGTTCCGCCTCTTCATCATCCACAGGTTCTCCACTTGGACCACGACATTTTACCAAGCAAGTCCAAACATGGGCACAAATTACCGTAAATGATGATAAATGAACTAATTGTGGCCGTTTTTGCAGGGCTAACCTCTTGAGTTTTTCAATATTGTTTCTGCTAATAACAAAAGATCTGCGAACTTTGTCTGTTTTGGTCATAGGTTTTGCTGTAATATCAGTAGAACTCTCATTTTGAAAAAGCTTTATGAAGACGACCCCTTGGTCCCAAAAAATTGAGCTAAGTCCCTTTGGGTCTTTGATCATAGTCCTATCGTAACATGGTGGAGAATCACTTACTAGAGTTGCTGCAACATCATCTCTGTCGATATTATCTTCGAGACATTTGGAGCATAAAGCAGCCCACGTCTTCATAAATCTGAAAACGCTGCCGGCATCTCCGACAGTGTGGTGGTTTGAGATTCCAACAGACATTCCACAGTCTGGAAATAATGTAACTTGAAGAGCAAGAACCGGGGTAGTCCAGGCTGTGGATCCGGAATCATCCCGATTAGATGGTTTCAATTCAGGAATCAAAGGATGAAAATCACAACAATTCCGTGCATGGTTTGCTGTAAGATAATTGAAATCAGTCGTGGTACACTCGGCAATGATTAGTGCTAGTGAACTTCCACTTTTGTAACGAATTTCGGGCGTGCCGGAATTTGAATTGGAAGGAACTATCAAATTCCCGGCTAGGGGAAGAAAATGTTGGAGTGTCAAGGAGAGCGAATGTTCAAGCTTAGGAATGATGTGCTCGATGAAATGTGCTCTAGAGAGCTGAGGTACTTCATAAAGGACGAGGCGTTCAATAGGGGGAAAGTGCAACCAGTGCATATCAAGGAATGTTAAAGGAAGAGACATTGCAGT
The DNA window shown above is from Coffea arabica cultivar ET-39 chromosome 5e, Coffea Arabica ET-39 HiFi, whole genome shotgun sequence and carries:
- the LOC113687536 gene encoding phenolic glucoside malonyltransferase 1-like, which translates into the protein MATPDAVTVLKYSLVSPPSSAAVTAMSLPLTFLDMHWLHFPPIERLVLYEVPQLSRAHFIEHIIPKLEHSLSLTLQHFLPLAGNLIVPSNSNSGTPEIRYKSGSSLALIIAECTTTDFNYLTANHARNCCDFHPLIPELKPSNRDDSGSTAWTTPVLALQVTLFPDCGMSVGISNHHTVGDAGSVFRFMKTWAALCSKCLEDNIDRDDVAATLVSDSPPCYDRTMIKDPKGLSSIFWDQGVVFIKLFQNESSTDITAKPMTKTDKVRRSFVISRNNIEKLKRLALQKRPQLVHLSSFTVICAHVWTCLVKCRGPSGEPVDDEEAEHFYCLADCRGRMDPPLPSNYFGNCQTLIRKNEKNGKLIGEEGFPVAVELIGEGIHQRLKNNDSLFDDADTWLLEPAGINLDRLVSVAGSPRYNYYNLDFGWGKPKKFEFISIDTSGAISLSGSRESDGDIEVGLSLSKPRMDAFTVIFNDRLNSL